From a single Metopolophium dirhodum isolate CAU chromosome 6, ASM1992520v1, whole genome shotgun sequence genomic region:
- the LOC132947920 gene encoding uncharacterized protein LOC132947920 has protein sequence MTATAPLYGPLRACGYALGVFPYTVSRSAPHRFRLHWFGAALKAVHVMLFWSAAAIVVAELCRMYPSGADNRNRQALDKKLATTSPVKVYELYVYMTFTTSATAALCQVHMSQPSVVALVGECLLRPRVHCDAGRVWPPFKAFTIVVFVVYEFGIYLVLSTSRFNHRYLVCLFSFLSSIDCIVVEQFFYVTCLTLCVRLKRIHEDVQDLVHKAEHPRWRCWASPTAGSLTHLGIPAFGTSDIRRLRSAHLRATETFSRVNRAFQLPLLLNMIDSVCRIVFYTSEVTYHLTYVMWDKRTTITYSSTVLYSGYWGMRIVRLWYLHSCEYYITKMIIPIRISLSWLSLTLNPVTSRRLMPEVFTFKFLKQNN, from the exons ATGACCGCCACTGCACCGCTTTATGGGCCACTGCGGGCGTGCGGCTACGCGTTGGGCGTGTTCCCCTACACGGTATCGCGGTCCGCACCGCACAGATTTCGCCTGCACTGGTTCGGCGCGGCGCTGAAGGCCGTGCACGTGATGCTGTTCTGGTCGGCCGCCGCAATCGTTGTCGCGGAGCTGTGCCGGATGTACCCGAGCGGCGCGGACAACCGGAACCGACAGGCGCTCGACAAGAAGCTGGCCACCACGTCGCCGGTGAAGGTCTACGAGCTGTACGTGTACATGACGTTCACCACGTCCGCGACGGCCGCCCTGTGCCAAGTGCACATGTCGCAGCCGTCCGTCGTGGCGCTGGTCGGCGAATGTCTGCTCCGGCCGCGCGTCCACTGTGACGCCGGCCGCGTCTGGCCACCGTTCAAGGCTTTCACCATAGTCGTGTTCGTCGTCTACGAGTTTGGCATTTACCTCGTTCTGTCCACGTCGAG GTTCAATCACCGGTACTTGGTCTGCCTGTTCTCGTTCCTGTCCAGTATCGATTGCATCGTGGTCGAACAGTTTTTCTACGTCACGTGCCTTACGCTGTGCGTCCGGCTGAAACGGATCCACGAGGACGTACAGGACCTGGTCCACAAGGCCGAACACCCGCGGTGGAGGTGTTGGGCGAGCCCTACGGCCGGAAGTCTGACTCACTTGGGCATACCGGCGTTCGGCACATCGGACATCCGGCGGCTGAGGTCCGCACACCTGAGGGCCACGGAGACGTTTTCACGCGTCAACCGCGCGTTTCAACTGCCGCTGCTGCTGAACATGATCGACAGCGTGTGCCGCATCGTGTTCTACACGTCTGAGGTGACGTACCACTTGACCTACGTCATGTGGGACAAACGCACAACGATCACGTACTCGAGCACCGTCCTGTACTCGGGCTATTGGGGTATGCGAATCGTCCGGTTGTGGTACCTACACTCGTGCGAGTATTATATCACGAAAATG attatacctATACGGATTTCATTGAGCTGGCTTTCATTAACATTAAATCCAGTCACTAGCAGGAGATTAATGCCCGAGGTATtcacttttaagtttttaaagcaaaataattaa